The DNA sequence ACGCCGAACTGCTCGCTCTCGCGGGCGGAGTCGGCGACCTCGCCGGCGTGCAGCAGAGCCTTGGTGGGGATGCAGCCGCGGTGCAGGCAGGTGCCGCCCAGCTTGTCCTTCTCGATCAGGGCGACGTCGAGACCCAGCTGCGCTCCACGCAGGGCAGCGGCGTAACCGCCGCTACCGCCTCCGAGGATCACTAGGTCGAAAACGGTGCTGGCGTCGTTCGCCACGTCACGTCCTCCATGCATGGGTACGCCGTTGCCGGTCGTCGATGACCGGGCGGCGGCTGTCGTTCGGCCGCTTTTGCTTCGGCCCTGTGATTACTGGGGGCCCTGTCCTGCCGAGACAACATCTTCGCACTTGTTGACGGACGGCGGGACGCCGGGCCGGGCTGAGGGACGACTGATGCGTCACCTTCGAGGGGTTACTCGCGCGTAGGGATGTCCACCGGCGCGGTGACACGGGGCGTTCGTCCTGAGCGAACGCCGCGCGGCCCCGGACGCATTCCCGGGGCCGCGCGGCGGTTTCGCGAAGGGGGCCGACGCGGGCCCGGAGCTCAGCCCAGGTCGCCCTCGGCGGTGCGCTCGGCCAGCCGGACGAGCGTACGGACGGCGGAGCCGGTGCCGCCCTTGGGGGTGTACCCGTAGGGGGCGCTCTCGTGGAAGGCCGGGCCGGCGATGTCCAGGTGCGCCCAGGTGATGCCCTCGCCCACGAACTCCTGGAGGAACAGGCCGGCGATCAGGCCGCCGCCGTTGCGGACGCCCATGTTGGCGATGTCCGCGACCGGGGAGTCCATCGTCTTGCGCAGCTCGGCGGGCATCGGCATGGGCCACGCCTGCTCACCGGTGGACTCGGCGATCTCGTACACGGCGGTGCGGAACGCGTCGTCGTTGGCCATGACGCCGAAGGTGCGGTCGCCCAGGGCGAGGACCATGGCCCCCGTCAGGGTGGCGACGTCCACGATCGCGTCGGGCTGCTCCTCCGAGGCCCGGGTCAGGGCGTCGGCGAGCACCAGCCGGCCCTCGGCGTCGGTGTTGAGGACCTCGACGGTCTTGCCGCTGTACATGGTCAGCACGTCGCCCGGACGGGTGGCCGTGCCGGACGGCATGTTCTCCGCGAGGGCCAGCCAGCCGGTGACGTTGACGCGCAGGCCCAGCTTGGCGGCGGCCAGCACGGCGGAGAACACGGCGGCGGCGCCGCTCATGTCGCACTTCATGGTCTCGTTGTGGCCGGCCGGCTTGAGCGAGATGCCGCCCGAGTCGTAGGTGATGCCCTTGCCGACCAGGGCGAGGTTCTTCTCCGCCTTGGGGTGGGTGTAGCCGAGGCGGACCAGCCGCGGCGGGTTGGCCGAGCCCTGGCCGACGCCCATCAGACCGCCGTAACCGCCCTTGATCAGCGCCTTCTCGTCCAGCACCTCGATCGTGAGGCCGTGCTCCTTGGCGGCCTCCTGGGCGAGGGCGGCGAACGCGGCCGGGTGGAGGGCGTTCGACGGGGTGTTGATCAGGTCGCGGGCGCGGTTGACCTCGGCGGCCACGACGGTGGCGCGCTCGATCGCGGCCTTGAACGCCTTGTCGCGCGGCTTGCCGCCCAGGATCACCGCGTCGGCCAGCGGCTCGCCCTTCTTCGACGCGCCCTTGCCGCCGCCGTTGCTGCGGAAGGCGGTGAAGGAGTACGCGCCCAGCAGGGCGCCCTCACCGATGGCCGCGGCGTCGTCCGCGTCGGTCACGGGCAGCGCGAAGGCCGCCTTCTTCGTCCCGGTGAGGGCACGGGCGGCGGCGCCCGCGGCGCGGCGCAGCGCCTCACCCTCGTAGCCGTCGCCCTTGGCGGGGACGCCGCCGAGGCCGGCGGCGACCACGACGGCGGCCTTGACGCCCGCCGGGGCCGGGAGCTTGGTGACCTCGCCCTCCTCGCCGGAGGCGCCGAGGGTCTCCAGGACGGCGGCCAGCTTGCCGTCGAAGGCCTGGTCGACGGCCTCGGCGCCGGGCGCGAGGACGGGACCCTTCGGGCCCTTGGCGACACCGACGACGAGGGCGTCCGCGCGCAGCGTCGCCGCGCCGGAGGTGCTGAGAGTGAGAGCAGTCACGGTGGTGGGTGTCCCTACTTCCGTTGAGTTTCCACGGCTTGGAAGCACAGCGAGGCCGTGCCGGCCGCCACCGCGCATCGTATGCGCCGCGTGTGCGCCGCCGGGTTCCGGGCCTTCGGGCTGCCGCGAGCCTATCCCCGCACGGTCGTTCAGCCCAGGGTCGTGACGATCATGGCACCGGTGGCAGCGGTCTCCGCGAGGGCGCCGAAGACGTCCCCGGTGACGCCGCCGAAGCGGCGCCGGCAGTGGAACAGGAGGAGTTCGGCCGCCGCGACGGCGAGCACCACGGCGGCTCCCGCGCGGACGGCCGCGCCCGGACCCAGGAGCGCGCCGGCGCCGGCCGCCGCGCAGCAGGCCGCGGCGGTCACGGCCAGGGCGGCGGGGACGGGCACCACCCCGGCGACCGCGGCCCCCAGCCCGCCGGGGCGGGCCGCCGGGACGCCGCGGCGGGCGGCGAGGGTGAGGGCGCAGCGCGCGGCGACGGCCGCCACCAGGGCGGCGAGGGCGCCGCGCGCTCCGCCGACGGCGTACTGGCCGGCGAGCACGGCGGCCTGGCCGAGCAGCACGAACACCAGGGTGACGACGCCGAACGGGCCGATGTCCGACTGCTTCATGATCCGCAGCGCGTCCTCGGCGGGCTTGCCGCTGCCCAGCCCGTCGGCCACGTCGGCCAGCCCGTCCAGGTGCAGCCCGCGGGTGAGCACGGCGGGTACGGCGGTGGCGGCCACCGCCGCGACGAGGGGGCTCGCGCCGAGCAGCAGCAGGAACCAGCCCGTCGCACCGGCGCACACGCCGACGACGAGTCCGGCGAGCGGGGCGGCGAGCATGCCCCCGCGCGCCGCCGGGCGGTCCCAGCGGGTGAGGCGGACGGGCAGTACGGTCAACGTGCCGAAGGCGAACCGGAGGGCGTCGCCGGTGGTCGCGCGGGAGGTGCCGGGAGCGGGCGTGTCGGTCATCGCGGGCAGGGTATCCCGGCGGTGCCGGGCGGCCGGGCGACGGCCGGGTGGGCAGTCAGGTGGTGGCTGGGAGAGAGCCGGACGGCGGCCGCGCGGGGCCCGCGGAGGAACGGGGGAACGCGCCCGGTTGTCGATAAACTGCACGTCAGGGCGGAGTTCGGAAGTGCGGGAGTCCGATGGAACACTGGCTTGACCGCAATATCGTCGAGCCGGGCAAGCTGCCGCTGCTGGCGGCCCTGGCCTCGTTCGTGCTGACGTTCCTCGTCACCCGGGTGATCACCCGGCTGATCCGTGCGGGCAAGGGCCCCTTCCGCAACATCCGCCCCGGCGGCCTGCACGTCCACCACGTCGTCCCCGGCGTGGTGCTGATGGTGATCGGCGGCTTCGGCGCGGTGGCGGCGGGCCGGCACGGGCTGAGCGCGGTGGTCGCGGCGGTCCTCTTCGGGATGGGCGCCGGGCTGGTGCTGGACGAGTTCGCGCTGATCCTGCACCTTGACGACGTCTACTGGACCGAACAGGGCCGCAAGAGCGTAGAGATCGTGGTGCTGACGGCCGCCCTGGTCGCCCTGGTCCTCTTCGGGTTCTCCCCCTTCGGGGTGAACGAGCTGACCCCCGAGGAGCTGCGCAGCCGCAGCATCCTCGTCTCCAACATCCTGATCAACTTCCTGATCGCGCTGTTCGCCCTGGCCAAGGGCAAGCCGCGGATAGCCCTCATCGGCGCGGTCGTCCCGCTGGTCGCGCTGATCGGCGCGGTACGGCTGGCCCGGCCCGGCTCGCCGTGGGCCCGCCGCTTCTACCGCAACCGCCCGCGCGCCCGCCGCCGGGCCCGGGTGCGGGCCTACCGCCACGACGCCCGCTGGAACGCCGTCCGCAACCGGCTTCACGACCTCGTCGCGGGCGCCCCCGACCGCTGACCCCCGCTTCCGGGACCCGGGGGCCCGCCCCGGAGCCCCCCGTTCCCGGGGTCGCCGGGCCCGCCCCGGAAGCGGTCGTCCCGTGGCTTGCGGCGGCGCCTGCGCACCTCGTCGGCCGCGCTCAGCGCCAGCATCGCCGTGACGGCCGCGATGTGCTCCTTGCCCGCCAGGTTCGGCTTGACGGCCACCTCGGCCACCATCGCCAGCACCACCACCGCGCAGGTGGCCCAGGCCCGGTAGCGCCAGGACACGTACACCGCGAGCCCCACCACGGCCGCCGACGGGCCGGTGTCGACCACCTTGGCCGCGTGCGCCGGCAGCCCCCAGAAGCCCGGGCCCAGGGCGATGGCCACCCGCGCGTACATCGTCCCGGCCAGCGTGGCGGCGTAGGCGATGGCCAGCGTCCGCCGGCGGCCCAGGCAGACCTCGGCGATCCCGAAGACGAGCAGGACCTGGACGAGCGACCCCCAGACCGGCAGGTCCAGCGCCGGGACGAACAGCGACAACGGCGTCCGCAGCAGCGCCAGCCACCAGGGCACCTCGGCCCGTACCGAGCCGACCGCCTGGACGGGGCCGTAACCCCAGGGCTGGTTCTGCACCAGCTGGAAGACGACGATGAGACCGACCGCCGAGAGCGTCAGCGGGATGGCGCGGAGCCGGTCGCGGGCGAGCGCCTCGGTCACGTGGGTGAGGAGCGGTCCCCATTCGGTGCGCGCGGCGCGTCGGAGCGCCGCACGGTTCATCGCCGGCTCTCCAGGTGCTTGCGGTTCAGCCACTTCGGCAGCCCCGGGGCCTCCAGGAAGCCCTCCGCGCGGGCGCTCGCGATGCCGATCCGCAGCAGGTCACTGCTCTTCTCGAACAGCATGAAACGAGGCTCCCAGATCGGCCGGTACTTCGCATTCGCGCGGTACAGCGACTCGATCTGCCACCAGCGGGAGAAGAAGCTGAGCAGCGAGCGCCAGGCCCGCAGCACCGGTCCCGCGCCGAGCCGGGAGCCGCGCTCGAAGACCGAGCGGAACATCGCGAAGTTCAGCGAGACCTGGGCGATGCGCAGCTCCTTCGCCCGCTGGAGGAGCTCGATCACCATGAACTCCATCAGGCCGTTCTCGGACTCCCGGTCCCGGCGCATCAGGTCCAGCGAGAGCCCCTTGGGCCCCCACGGTACGAAGCTCAGCAGCGCCCGCAGCTCGCCCTCGCCGTCGTGGCACTCCAGCATCACGCAGCGGCCGTCGTCCGGGTCGCCCAGCCGGCCGAGCGCCATCGAGAAGCCGCGCTCGGTCGCGCCGTCGCGCCAGTCGTCCGCGCGCCGCAGCAGCTCGGCCATCTCCTCCTCGGGGATGTCCTCGTGCCGCCGGATGCGGACCGTGTACCCGGCCCGCTTCACCCGGTTGAACGCCTGCCGGACGGTCCGCATGGCCCGGCCCTCCAGGGTGAACTCCGCGGTGTCGACGATCGCCTCGTCACCGAGCTCCAGGGCGTCCATGCCGTGCCGGGCGTAGACGGTGCCGCCCTCCTCGCTCGCGCCCATCACGGCCGGGATCCAGCCGTGCGCCCGGGCCTCGGCCAGCCAGGGCTCGATGGCCCCCGGCCACGCCTCGGGGTCGCCGAGCGGATCGCCCGACGCGAGGGAGACCCCGCCGACCACCCGGTAGGTGACCGCCGCCTTCCCGGACGGCGACCAGACCACGCTCTTCTCGCGGCGCAGCGCGAAGTAGCCCAGCGAGTCCCGGTCGCCGTACCTGTCGAGCAGCGCCCGCAGCCGCGCCTCGTCCTCAGGCGTCAGTGGGTCGGTGGCGCGGCGGGAGCGGAACGCCGCCCACACCACCAGCACCAGCAGCACCGTGCTCATCACGTTGATGGTGACGTTGACCCAGTCCGGGGTGTCGATCGCCGGGAACGGGCTGTCGTCGCTCGCCAGGAAGATCAACCGCCGCACGCCGTAGCGCCAGCGGTCCCAGAACGTGGACCGGTACGCGTCCCCCGCCTGGTTGGTGACGGTCACCAGGAACGCCGCGATCAGCGAGCAGACCAGCAGGCCCCCGGCCGCGACGGCCGCCGCCAGCTTGGGGTTGGAGCGGTCCCCGACCGCGTAGAACTCCCGCCGGCCCACCACCAGGGCGGCCACGAACAGCGCCGTGATCACCACCGAGAACCAGTTCTGCCCGTGCGCCCGGAACTCCGGGAACCACATCAGCAGAGTCAGCAGCAGCAGAAGCACCCCGGCCAGCGCCAGGTTGAGGATCCAGGCGGCCCGCTTGCGGCGGCGCAGGGTGACCGCCATGAACAGCGACACCACGGCCGAGGTGAAGCTGGCCTCCAGCAGGTACGGCGTGAAGTAGTCGTCGACGCTGTGCCGCCGGATGCTGGCCCCGAAGGACACCCAGACCGCGCTGAGCAGGTTGACGAAGGCGGCGGCACGCAGGTACCACACGGCGAAGGCTGCGGCGCGCCGGGGCCAGGGGCCCGGGCGCGCCTCGTCATCCGGAGTCAAGCGGACTTCTCCCGAAAAGGCGACGGAACGGTGGGCGAGGGGACGTGACGGACGGCGTGGCCCCCCACGTTTCCGCTGCCGGTGACCGCTGTCGAGACCTTCCGGTCCGTGTCGGTACCGTGTCGGGCTCCGCGTCGGCTGTGCGCCGGCCTCAGGAACGCTCGGGAAGCTCCGCCGCCAGAGACGCCGCGGCCCGCACCAGCGGCAGAGCGAGCAGCGCCCCCGTTCCCTCGCCCAGTGTGACGCCGTGATCGAGCAGAGGGTTGAGCGCGATCCGGTCGAGCGCCTTCGCCTGGGCCGGATCACCGCTGCTCTGCCCGGCCAGCCACCAGTCCGGGGCACGGAAGGCGACACGCTGCGCGACGAGGGCGCACGCCGCGGACACCACGCCGTCCAGGATCACCGGCGTCCGGCGCACCGCGCTCTGCAGCAGGAACCCCGTCGTCGCCGTCAGGTCCGCGCCGCCGGTCGTCGCCAGCAGCCGCAGCTGGTCGCCCAGGACGGGCCGGGCCCGGCGCAGCGCGTCCCGGATCGCCGCGCACTTGCGCATCCACGCCAGGTCGTCGATGCCCGCGCCGCCCCGGCCGGTCACCACCGACGCGTCCGTCCCGCACAGCGCGCCGATCAGCGCGCCCGCGGCGGTCGTACCGCCCACGCTCAGGTCGCCGAGGACGACGAGGTCCGTGCCGGAGTCGGCCTCCTCGTCGGCGATCGCCATCCCCGCCCGGAACGCGGCCTCCGCCTCCTCCGCGGTCAGCGCGTCCTCGACGTCGATCCGGCCCGAACCGCGGCGCACCCGGTGCCGGGTGACCTCCGCCGGCAGCAGCTCCGGATCGCAGTCCAGCGCCATGTCGACGACCCGCAGCTCCACACCGGAGCGGCGGGCCAGGACGGCCGGGGCGCTCTCCCCGTCCAGCGCGGCGCGCACCAGCCCGTACGCGCCCTCGGCGGGCCCGGCGGAGACGCCCAGCGACGCGACCCCGTGATCGCCCGCGAACAGAATCGCCTTCGGCCGCTCCACCGGCTTCACCGGCACCCCGCCCTGCGCGGCCGCCAGCCACTCGCCGAGCTCGTCCAGCCGCCCGAACGAGCCCGGGCGGACGGCGAGGCGCTCCCGCCGCTGCTCCGCTTCGCGGCGGATGTCGGGGTCGGGGCGCTCGATCAGCGTGGCGAACTCGTCAAGATTCAGACCGCTCATCCGCGACACATTACCGCTGCGCGGGGCGGGGGACGGGGGTGCGGTGCCCCGGTCCCTCCCCCAGAGGGGGCACCCCCATTCGCCGTTTCTGCGGGGGCGAGCCCCCGCACCCCCGAAACCGCGCTCCGCGCGGTTGTCCTCAAACGCCGGACGGGCTGGTTTTCCAGCCCGTCCGGCGTTTGAGGACGAGCGGCGAAGCCGCGAAAAGGGGGTCTGGGGCGCAGCCCCAGGAAACGGCGAAGGGGCGGGTCTGGGGCACACCCCCCTCCCTACCGCAACCGCACCGCCGCCCCCGCCACCACCAACAGCACATGCTCACACTCCGCCGCCCAAGCCGCGTTCAACCGCCCCAGCTCGTCCCGGAACCGCCGCCCGGAAGCGGTCGCCGGCACCACCCCGGAGCCGACCTCGTTGCTGACGGCGACGACGGTCCGCCGGGTCTCGCGGACGGCGCGGACGAGCGAGGCGACCTCCTGGGCCAGCGCGGACGCACCCCCGTTCGCCCACACCGCGTCGTCCCACGCCGACACGGCGTCCATCGCGTGGGTGAGCCACAGCGAGAGGCAGTCGATCAGCAACGGCGGTCCGTCGGCGGCGAGCAGGGGGACGAGGTCGCAGGTCTCGGCCGTGCGCCAGGAGGGCGGGCGGCGTTCGCGGTGCAGGGCGACGCGGGCCGCCCAGTCGGAGTCGCCGTCCCGGGTGCCGCCGGTGGCGACGTAGGTGACCTCAGGGAACGACTCCAGCCGCCGCTCGGCCTCCACGGACTTCCCCGAGCGCGCCCCGCCGAGGACGAGCGTCCGCCGGGGCACGTCGGGAACGGCGTGGTAGTCCCCGACGGTGAGCGTGCTGCCGTCCGGGACGGCCCGCGCCCCGGCCGCGGCCAGCCGGCGGTGCAACTCCCGCCCCGGGGGCACCTCGTGGCCGAGGTGGACGGCGATCACGTCCGTCGTCGCGGTGACCGCACCCGTCTCGCGCAGCCGGGCCAGGGCGTCCGGCCGGTCCACGACGTCGAGGAGGACGATGTCGTACGGGCCGGACGCGGCGGAGAGCCCGGCCGGGGCGCCGCCGGGCGGCAGGTAGAGCAGGCGGTCGCCGTCGGGGCCCGTCACCTCGTAGCCCGTGCCCGGCGCGTCCAGGGCCACCGCCCGCAC is a window from the Streptomyces mobaraensis genome containing:
- a CDS encoding leucyl aminopeptidase, which codes for MTALTLSTSGAATLRADALVVGVAKGPKGPVLAPGAEAVDQAFDGKLAAVLETLGASGEEGEVTKLPAPAGVKAAVVVAAGLGGVPAKGDGYEGEALRRAAGAAARALTGTKKAAFALPVTDADDAAAIGEGALLGAYSFTAFRSNGGGKGASKKGEPLADAVILGGKPRDKAFKAAIERATVVAAEVNRARDLINTPSNALHPAAFAALAQEAAKEHGLTIEVLDEKALIKGGYGGLMGVGQGSANPPRLVRLGYTHPKAEKNLALVGKGITYDSGGISLKPAGHNETMKCDMSGAAAVFSAVLAAAKLGLRVNVTGWLALAENMPSGTATRPGDVLTMYSGKTVEVLNTDAEGRLVLADALTRASEEQPDAIVDVATLTGAMVLALGDRTFGVMANDDAFRTAVYEIAESTGEQAWPMPMPAELRKTMDSPVADIANMGVRNGGGLIAGLFLQEFVGEGITWAHLDIAGPAFHESAPYGYTPKGGTGSAVRTLVRLAERTAEGDLG
- a CDS encoding adenosylcobinamide-GDP ribazoletransferase, whose translation is MTDTPAPGTSRATTGDALRFAFGTLTVLPVRLTRWDRPAARGGMLAAPLAGLVVGVCAGATGWFLLLLGASPLVAAVAATAVPAVLTRGLHLDGLADVADGLGSGKPAEDALRIMKQSDIGPFGVVTLVFVLLGQAAVLAGQYAVGGARGALAALVAAVAARCALTLAARRGVPAARPGGLGAAVAGVVPVPAALAVTAAACCAAAGAGALLGPGAAVRAGAAVVLAVAAAELLLFHCRRRFGGVTGDVFGALAETAATGAMIVTTLG
- a CDS encoding phosphatidylglycerol lysyltransferase domain-containing protein, whose product is MTPDDEARPGPWPRRAAAFAVWYLRAAAFVNLLSAVWVSFGASIRRHSVDDYFTPYLLEASFTSAVVSLFMAVTLRRRKRAAWILNLALAGVLLLLLTLLMWFPEFRAHGQNWFSVVITALFVAALVVGRREFYAVGDRSNPKLAAAVAAGGLLVCSLIAAFLVTVTNQAGDAYRSTFWDRWRYGVRRLIFLASDDSPFPAIDTPDWVNVTINVMSTVLLVLVVWAAFRSRRATDPLTPEDEARLRALLDRYGDRDSLGYFALRREKSVVWSPSGKAAVTYRVVGGVSLASGDPLGDPEAWPGAIEPWLAEARAHGWIPAVMGASEEGGTVYARHGMDALELGDEAIVDTAEFTLEGRAMRTVRQAFNRVKRAGYTVRIRRHEDIPEEEMAELLRRADDWRDGATERGFSMALGRLGDPDDGRCVMLECHDGEGELRALLSFVPWGPKGLSLDLMRRDRESENGLMEFMVIELLQRAKELRIAQVSLNFAMFRSVFERGSRLGAGPVLRAWRSLLSFFSRWWQIESLYRANAKYRPIWEPRFMLFEKSSDLLRIGIASARAEGFLEAPGLPKWLNRKHLESRR
- the cobT gene encoding nicotinate-nucleotide--dimethylbenzimidazole phosphoribosyltransferase, yielding MSGLNLDEFATLIERPDPDIRREAEQRRERLAVRPGSFGRLDELGEWLAAAQGGVPVKPVERPKAILFAGDHGVASLGVSAGPAEGAYGLVRAALDGESAPAVLARRSGVELRVVDMALDCDPELLPAEVTRHRVRRGSGRIDVEDALTAEEAEAAFRAGMAIADEEADSGTDLVVLGDLSVGGTTAAGALIGALCGTDASVVTGRGGAGIDDLAWMRKCAAIRDALRRARPVLGDQLRLLATTGGADLTATTGFLLQSAVRRTPVILDGVVSAACALVAQRVAFRAPDWWLAGQSSGDPAQAKALDRIALNPLLDHGVTLGEGTGALLALPLVRAAASLAAELPERS
- a CDS encoding bifunctional adenosylcobinamide kinase/adenosylcobinamide-phosphate guanylyltransferase encodes the protein MELTLLGTGAPEGLPRPGCPCAACATAVGENARAATALLVDGELLLDLTPGPAFAAARAGRSVAGVRQVLLSHPHDGPAVELPPGLPAPVRVPDGRDLSVISGHRVRAVALDAPGTGYEVTGPDGDRLLYLPPGGAPAGLSAASGPYDIVLLDVVDRPDALARLRETGAVTATTDVIAVHLGHEVPPGRELHRRLAAAGARAVPDGSTLTVGDYHAVPDVPRRTLVLGGARSGKSVEAERRLESFPEVTYVATGGTRDGDSDWAARVALHRERRPPSWRTAETCDLVPLLAADGPPLLIDCLSLWLTHAMDAVSAWDDAVWANGGASALAQEVASLVRAVRETRRTVVAVSNEVGSGVVPATASGRRFRDELGRLNAAWAAECEHVLLVVAGAAVRLR